Proteins encoded within one genomic window of Bacteroides sedimenti:
- a CDS encoding BlaI/MecI/CopY family transcriptional regulator yields MEKLTPQEEEVMIYIWEIGPCFVKDVVAKFPEPHPPYTTVASVIKNLERKKYLSSKRYGNTYEYTPVVKESEYKRTFMSGVVRNYFENSYKEMVSFFAKEDKISAEELKDIINMIEKGKE; encoded by the coding sequence ATGGAAAAGTTAACACCTCAGGAAGAAGAAGTAATGATTTACATCTGGGAGATTGGTCCCTGTTTTGTAAAAGATGTTGTTGCAAAGTTTCCGGAGCCACATCCGCCTTATACCACTGTGGCATCCGTGATAAAGAATCTCGAAAGGAAAAAGTATCTCTCCTCTAAACGATATGGAAACACGTACGAGTATACTCCTGTAGTCAAGGAAAGCGAGTATAAACGCACATTTATGAGTGGAGTGGTGCGCAATTACTTTGAAAACTCCTATAAAGAGATGGTTTCGTTCTTTGCTAAAGAAGATAAAATTTCGGCAGAAGAATTGAAGGATATCATCAATATGATTGAAAAAGGAAAAGAGTAA